In uncultured Cohaesibacter sp., a genomic segment contains:
- a CDS encoding homoserine dehydrogenase, translating into MSYTFKIGLAGLGTVGISTLKRLVLMQSKLTDIAGHSVEVRAISARSRDKDRGIDLSGFKWYDDPVALAQSDDIDVFVELIGGDSGPAEEAVFAALRAGKHVVTANKALIAKHGNSLARLAEEQDVALNFEAAVAGGIPAIKAVRESMTANAISRIYGILNGTCNYILTRMEDDGLSFSECLKDAQRLGYAEADPTFDVEGFDTAHKLTILTSLAFGTEIDSESILIEGITSISPADIAAADELGYRIKLLGVAKRTATGIEQRVHPTLVPKTSSIAQISGVTNAVVIDGDAIGSITLAGPGAGGDATASAVIADIVDLARGLAIKPLGRPADSLEPFSQSEIHAHEGGYYIRLRVNDMHGVFASIATRMAEQEISLESIVQHKKKSRFKTDDVAAGLDKSQDIILITYETTEERIGKAIEAINKDGHIVAAPQVIRIASGV; encoded by the coding sequence ATGAGCTACACCTTTAAAATCGGCCTTGCGGGCCTTGGTACAGTCGGCATCTCAACCCTTAAGCGGCTTGTTTTAATGCAATCGAAGCTAACCGACATTGCCGGACATTCTGTTGAGGTTCGTGCCATTTCAGCGCGCAGCCGGGATAAGGATCGGGGCATCGATTTGTCCGGGTTCAAATGGTATGACGATCCCGTCGCCCTGGCACAAAGCGATGATATCGACGTTTTTGTCGAACTGATCGGCGGTGATAGCGGGCCTGCTGAAGAGGCTGTCTTTGCCGCACTTCGGGCAGGCAAGCATGTTGTCACCGCAAACAAGGCGCTGATTGCCAAGCATGGCAACAGTCTGGCGCGGCTTGCCGAAGAGCAGGATGTGGCGCTCAATTTCGAAGCTGCCGTCGCCGGCGGTATCCCGGCGATCAAGGCTGTGCGTGAAAGCATGACCGCCAATGCGATCAGCCGCATCTATGGCATTCTGAACGGCACCTGCAACTATATCCTGACGCGGATGGAAGATGACGGCCTGTCATTTTCGGAGTGTCTCAAGGATGCGCAGCGGCTAGGCTATGCCGAAGCTGACCCGACCTTTGATGTCGAGGGCTTTGATACCGCGCACAAGCTGACCATTCTGACCAGCCTTGCCTTTGGCACCGAAATCGACAGCGAGTCCATTCTGATTGAAGGCATTACCAGCATTTCTCCGGCGGATATCGCGGCGGCCGACGAACTGGGTTATCGCATCAAGCTGCTTGGCGTTGCCAAGCGCACGGCGACCGGGATTGAACAGCGGGTTCATCCCACGCTGGTGCCAAAGACCTCATCCATCGCGCAGATATCCGGTGTTACCAACGCTGTGGTGATCGATGGCGACGCCATCGGCTCTATCACGCTGGCCGGTCCCGGCGCCGGGGGAGACGCCACCGCTTCTGCGGTCATCGCCGATATTGTCGACTTGGCGCGCGGGCTTGCAATCAAGCCGCTGGGGCGGCCTGCCGACAGTCTGGAACCTTTCTCTCAGTCGGAAATTCATGCCCATGAAGGTGGCTACTATATCCGCCTGCGCGTGAATGACATGCATGGCGTTTTTGCCTCGATTGCGACCAGAATGGCCGAGCAGGAAATCTCGCTTGAAAGCATTGTCCAGCACAAGAAAAAGTCCCGTTTCAAGACTGACGATGTTGCGGCTGGTCTGGACAAGAGCCAGGATATTATCCTGATCACCTATGAAACCACGGAAGAGAGAATCGGCAAGGCGATCGAAGCGATCAACAAGGACGGTCACATCGTGGCAGCCCCTCAGGTCATCCGGATTGCCAGCGGCGTTTAG
- the nikR gene encoding nickel-responsive transcriptional regulator NikR: MNNMTRTTITLDAELTEVLDRFIARSGASNRSEAIRDLIRRGLAAMPAEEPTANCLAVVSCTVDHSVVGLEKKLQRGRHDRHGQVLFSTSLPIDHDHAFDVTILRGAVEQVNDYAQALFMERGIKHGAASLTPVDEDVQQHSHAEDTPQQHVHFKVRESF; this comes from the coding sequence ATGAATAATATGACGCGGACAACCATAACTCTGGATGCTGAATTGACCGAGGTTCTGGACCGGTTCATTGCCCGTTCCGGGGCGTCGAACCGCTCTGAGGCGATCAGGGATCTTATTCGCAGGGGCCTTGCCGCCATGCCAGCCGAAGAGCCGACTGCCAATTGCCTCGCGGTTGTTTCCTGCACGGTGGATCATTCTGTTGTCGGGCTTGAGAAAAAGCTCCAGCGCGGTCGTCACGACCGGCATGGGCAGGTGCTCTTTTCAACCAGTTTGCCGATTGATCATGATCACGCCTTTGACGTCACCATCTTGCGGGGGGCGGTAGAGCAGGTGAATGACTATGCGCAGGCCCTGTTCATGGAACGCGGCATCAAGCATGGGGCCGCATCCCTGACCCCTGTTGACGAGGATGTGCAGCAGCATTCCCATGCTGAAGACACCCCTCAGCAGCATGTCCATTTCAAGGTTCGGGAAAGCTTTTGA
- a CDS encoding DUF4198 domain-containing protein, which translates to MRHVPLSLPAFALCAFLASPALAHFQEIIPSADILPDGGDVKIDLVFTHPFEGGPVMEMQKPAQMGVFKDGSVTDLLPQLKETPIDGKAAWSLDTSLDEPGASIFFVEPQPYWEPAEGKYIVHYAKVIVDSYASGEGWDELVGLPVEIQPLTRPTGIWTGNLFSGVVLKGGEPVPFAEIEVEFVNDGSITAPNDAFITQVIKADANGTFTYAMPRAGWWGFAALIEGDTPMTSPQGKQVPVEQGALIWVKTTDMSGK; encoded by the coding sequence ATGCGACATGTTCCCCTCTCCTTGCCCGCTTTTGCCCTCTGTGCCTTTCTTGCCAGCCCAGCGCTGGCTCATTTTCAGGAAATCATCCCCTCGGCAGACATTCTCCCAGACGGGGGCGATGTGAAGATCGATCTCGTCTTCACCCACCCCTTCGAGGGCGGCCCGGTGATGGAAATGCAAAAGCCTGCGCAAATGGGCGTGTTCAAGGATGGCTCCGTAACGGACCTGTTGCCGCAGTTGAAGGAAACGCCCATTGATGGCAAGGCGGCATGGAGCCTTGATACCAGTCTGGACGAACCGGGCGCCTCGATCTTCTTTGTCGAGCCCCAGCCCTATTGGGAACCGGCGGAAGGCAAATATATCGTCCATTATGCCAAGGTGATCGTTGACAGTTACGCCTCGGGCGAAGGCTGGGACGAGCTTGTCGGCTTGCCCGTCGAGATTCAGCCCCTGACCCGCCCGACCGGCATTTGGACTGGCAACCTTTTCTCCGGCGTGGTGCTCAAGGGCGGCGAACCAGTCCCATTTGCAGAAATCGAGGTTGAGTTTGTCAATGATGGTTCTATAACTGCGCCCAACGATGCTTTCATCACGCAAGTGATCAAGGCCGATGCAAACGGAACCTTCACCTATGCGATGCCGCGCGCAGGCTGGTGGGGCTTTGCCGCTCTCATTGAGGGAGACACGCCCATGACATCGCCGCAAGGCAAGCAAGTGCCCGTCGAGCAGGGTGCCTTAATCTGGGTCAAAACAACCGATATGAGCGGGAAATAG
- a CDS encoding cobalamin biosynthesis protein CbiL, which translates to MIRLFLIAVTALALFANPAAAHKLKVFAATKGEEVTGYAFFIGGGRAQGTSWTAKNAAGSVLAEGTTDDQGQYAFAPPSPVQSDITITVNTHEGHIASTTIPASRFGGTEPTLRAQSAAHTAARTSPAGSPAETPSSGQPIFAAPDLQPMIEAAVQRQVEPLLERIEQMDSRMRFTDILSGIFLIIGLAGIGLWARSRR; encoded by the coding sequence ATGATCCGCCTCTTTCTGATCGCCGTTACCGCCCTTGCGCTCTTTGCCAACCCGGCAGCAGCCCACAAGCTGAAAGTCTTCGCCGCAACAAAAGGCGAAGAGGTAACAGGCTACGCCTTTTTCATCGGCGGTGGCAGGGCGCAGGGCACCAGCTGGACAGCGAAAAACGCCGCCGGATCTGTGCTGGCCGAAGGCACCACGGATGATCAGGGGCAATATGCCTTTGCTCCGCCTTCCCCCGTGCAATCGGACATCACGATCACCGTCAACACCCATGAGGGACATATCGCTTCCACCACCATTCCGGCCAGCCGGTTCGGCGGAACCGAGCCCACGCTCCGCGCGCAATCAGCAGCACACACCGCCGCCCGAACATCACCGGCAGGTTCGCCAGCAGAAACCCCGTCTTCCGGACAGCCAATCTTTGCCGCCCCGGACCTTCAGCCGATGATCGAGGCCGCGGTGCAAAGGCAGGTGGAACCTCTGCTTGAGCGGATCGAACAAATGGACAGCCGCATGCGCTTTACCGATATCCTTTCGGGCATTTTCCTGATCATCGGCCTTGCGGGCATCGGCCTATGGGCGCGATCTCGCCGATGA
- the cbiQ gene encoding cobalt ECF transporter T component CbiQ: MSASLLPTDLRIRLVVTLLIVCIFSQLQNLAVALAACIGCLLLALLEHVERDLWRRLLHMEAFVLLIFCTMPFVMPGTGLFSIGPLQASLEGVIRAALIGCKISASVLLLMIFLGSVEPIRLGAALHALHIPETLVRLFVMTVRYVSVIRMEAARLRKAMQARAFRPTTNRHTWTSYSYLIGMLLVRSLDRAHRVENAMLCRGYCGRYPYAELSPPRALDWLSCFALLVIACGLLLFDRFPIWG, translated from the coding sequence ATGAGTGCCAGCCTGTTGCCAACAGACCTGCGGATAAGACTGGTCGTCACGCTCCTCATTGTTTGCATTTTCTCCCAATTGCAAAATCTCGCGGTGGCATTGGCCGCCTGCATTGGCTGCCTGCTGCTGGCCTTGCTGGAACATGTCGAGCGCGATCTGTGGCGGCGGCTGCTTCATATGGAAGCCTTCGTCCTGTTGATTTTCTGCACCATGCCCTTTGTCATGCCCGGCACAGGCCTGTTCAGCATCGGCCCCTTGCAGGCCAGTCTGGAAGGGGTGATCCGCGCCGCCCTGATTGGTTGCAAAATCTCGGCATCGGTGCTGCTCTTGATGATTTTTCTCGGCTCGGTCGAACCGATCCGGCTGGGCGCAGCACTCCATGCCCTGCATATTCCCGAAACGCTGGTGCGCCTGTTCGTCATGACGGTGCGCTATGTGTCGGTCATTCGCATGGAAGCGGCTCGCTTGCGCAAGGCCATGCAGGCGCGCGCCTTTCGCCCGACAACCAACCGCCACACATGGACCAGCTACAGCTATCTGATTGGCATGCTGCTTGTGCGTTCTCTTGATCGCGCTCACAGGGTGGAAAATGCCATGCTGTGCCGTGGCTATTGTGGCCGTTATCCCTATGCCGAATTGTCTCCGCCACGCGCCCTTGACTGGCTCTCCTGCTTTGCCCTTCTGGTGATCGCCTGCGGCCTGTTGCTCTTCGACAGGTTCCCGATCTGGGGCTAA
- a CDS encoding aldose 1-epimerase → MALITLENGPFSVVVSPLGGAIWSFRMRHQGRVLPLLQSRGEAGRDGASLSGCFPLVPFGNRVRGNRFSVEGRDYCLLPNTGNDPFYLHGDGWLGQWQLEHSSKQCCMLSFEKEADAISPYAYRARQEIALDERGLSLSLEVTNRGASTLPFGLGWHPFFPLTPTTTLYAPASDYWTEDEQMLPAERSALSEALDFNRARPLPACWVNNGFEGWTGEAEIVWPEDDLTLRIRASELFGRYQIFVSDRSFDPGYRRDFFCFEPMSHSVDAHHWPDGGGLRMLRPAESLAGHMRLEPKIGAR, encoded by the coding sequence ATGGCGCTGATTACACTTGAAAATGGCCCCTTTTCTGTTGTGGTTTCCCCTCTTGGTGGCGCGATCTGGTCTTTCCGGATGCGTCATCAGGGGCGCGTTTTGCCGCTTTTGCAGTCAAGGGGCGAGGCGGGCAGGGATGGCGCCAGCCTTTCAGGCTGCTTTCCTCTGGTGCCCTTTGGCAATCGCGTTCGCGGCAACCGTTTCTCGGTTGAGGGCAGGGATTATTGCCTTCTGCCCAATACGGGGAATGATCCCTTCTATCTGCATGGCGACGGCTGGTTGGGACAATGGCAGCTTGAGCATTCATCCAAGCAATGCTGCATGCTCTCCTTTGAGAAGGAGGCGGATGCCATCTCGCCTTATGCCTATCGGGCGAGACAGGAAATCGCTCTGGATGAGCGAGGTCTTTCCCTCTCGCTTGAGGTTACCAACCGGGGGGCGTCGACGTTGCCCTTCGGGCTTGGCTGGCATCCCTTTTTCCCGCTCACCCCGACAACCACATTATATGCTCCGGCCTCTGACTATTGGACCGAAGACGAGCAGATGTTGCCTGCGGAGCGGTCTGCTCTGAGCGAGGCGCTTGATTTCAACAGGGCGAGACCTTTGCCTGCCTGCTGGGTGAATAATGGCTTTGAAGGCTGGACCGGTGAGGCGGAAATCGTCTGGCCCGAGGATGATCTGACGCTTCGCATAAGGGCCAGCGAATTGTTCGGGCGCTATCAGATCTTTGTCTCGGACCGGTCCTTCGATCCGGGCTACAGGCGGGATTTTTTCTGCTTTGAGCCGATGTCACATTCGGTGGATGCTCATCATTGGCCGGATGGGGGCGGATTGCGCATGCTACGGCCTGCCGAAAGCCTTGCCGGTCATATGCGTTTGGAGCCGAAAATTGGCGCTCGTTAG
- a CDS encoding ABC transporter permease codes for MSDETLNTSSANARETFYEATAGRIGIHNLSLILALLVLIVLFGSLRGDVFFSMRNILNIGMGIAILGVLAISQTAVVISGRMDISVGSIVGLTTVATATAIQVTDSALVGIGFGILVGALAGLFNGTIITYGRVNHIIVTLGTMAIFRGVAFIISDGQSISIFNDTFRMIGIGRFMGIPLPIWVLIITAIVFHIFLAKSIVGRNFYAIGGNPIVARFAGINLNRYSVGTFVMSGAVAGIGGILLAARTGSGQPISGSQGLELEAITAAFLGGCAMNGGKGSVVGALLGVAVIGILNNGMILTSVPTFYQLLAKGSLLILAVVFAEFQQNRQ; via the coding sequence ATGTCTGATGAAACACTGAATACGAGCAGCGCAAATGCGCGTGAGACTTTTTATGAAGCAACCGCGGGGCGCATTGGCATTCACAATTTGAGCCTGATACTGGCTCTGCTGGTTCTGATTGTCCTGTTCGGCTCCTTGCGCGGGGATGTCTTCTTCTCCATGCGCAATATTCTCAATATCGGCATGGGGATTGCCATTCTGGGGGTGCTGGCCATTTCCCAGACGGCGGTGGTCATTTCCGGCCGCATGGATATTTCGGTTGGCTCCATCGTCGGGCTGACGACGGTGGCCACTGCCACCGCCATTCAGGTCACGGATTCCGCTCTGGTCGGTATCGGCTTTGGCATTCTGGTGGGGGCTCTGGCCGGACTGTTCAATGGAACGATCATAACCTATGGCCGCGTCAATCATATCATCGTGACGCTGGGCACCATGGCGATTTTTCGCGGGGTAGCCTTCATCATCTCCGATGGTCAGTCGATCTCGATTTTCAATGACACTTTCCGCATGATCGGTATTGGCCGTTTCATGGGTATTCCGCTGCCGATCTGGGTGTTGATCATCACGGCGATCGTCTTTCACATCTTCCTTGCGAAATCCATTGTCGGACGGAATTTCTATGCCATCGGGGGCAACCCGATCGTGGCACGGTTTGCCGGTATCAATCTCAACCGCTACAGCGTTGGCACGTTTGTGATGAGTGGTGCGGTTGCCGGTATCGGCGGCATTCTGCTGGCAGCAAGAACCGGATCGGGACAGCCGATTTCCGGCTCGCAGGGGCTTGAGCTGGAAGCGATCACGGCGGCCTTCCTTGGCGGCTGCGCCATGAATGGCGGCAAGGGCAGCGTTGTCGGTGCGCTGCTCGGTGTTGCGGTGATCGGTATTCTGAATAATGGCATGATCCTGACCTCGGTCCCGACCTTCTATCAGCTGCTGGCCAAGGGCTCGCTGCTGATCCTCGCTGTGGTCTTTGCCGAGTTCCAGCAAAACCGGCAATAG
- a CDS encoding sugar ABC transporter ATP-binding protein → MQNTIGMTNISKRFGVVQALADVEITFVPGEVLALVGENGAGKSTLMRILEGVFPPDTGSVLIDGQPVSFSQTREAHAKGIRVIHQEPEIVPDMSVAENIFIGDLPRIGKTFLDRSRLKRDTLALLKDFGMEGELDPDQTCARIGPARRQMIEIIRAVRAGGQFIAFDEPTSSLTDDEARRLFRIIRRLREEGKVIVYISHRLNEVVDLADQVAVLRDGRIVSQTRVAEETTESIARKMVGRELSTLFSRSPSKQDRSVLEVRNLSSAAISDISLTINAGEVVGVGGLMGAGRSELAKAIFGYDKITAGTVHMEGKLLPSGNTAAAIQAGIGFAPEDRKHEALLLMRSILDNGAMVIPDLVSRHGFFDRHAAKDLVGAAAKTMQIKAPSLDTQVSDLSGGNQQKVVLARWLARSPKVLILDEPTRGIDVGAKSEIYKLIDDLAASGIAILLISSEMPELIGLADRVLVMADGKITAELAGDAINEEEILLHAMPSASMVA, encoded by the coding sequence ATGCAAAATACAATTGGTATGACCAATATTTCCAAACGCTTCGGGGTCGTGCAGGCCCTTGCGGATGTGGAAATCACCTTCGTCCCCGGGGAGGTTCTGGCGCTGGTGGGAGAAAACGGGGCTGGCAAATCCACCCTGATGCGCATTCTGGAAGGTGTCTTTCCGCCCGATACCGGATCTGTGCTGATTGACGGTCAGCCGGTGAGTTTCAGCCAGACCAGAGAAGCTCACGCCAAGGGCATCCGGGTGATCCATCAGGAACCCGAGATTGTGCCCGACATGAGCGTGGCGGAGAATATCTTCATTGGTGATTTGCCGCGGATCGGCAAGACCTTTCTCGACCGGTCGCGCCTCAAACGCGATACGCTGGCGCTGCTCAAGGATTTTGGCATGGAGGGCGAGCTGGACCCCGATCAGACCTGCGCGCGGATTGGTCCGGCCCGGCGCCAGATGATCGAGATCATCCGGGCTGTCAGGGCTGGGGGGCAGTTCATTGCCTTTGATGAGCCGACATCCTCTCTCACCGACGATGAAGCGCGACGCCTGTTTCGCATCATTCGCCGCTTGCGCGAAGAGGGAAAGGTGATTGTCTATATTTCCCATCGCCTCAATGAAGTGGTGGATCTGGCCGATCAGGTTGCCGTGTTGCGCGACGGGCGCATTGTCTCCCAGACGAGAGTTGCCGAGGAGACGACCGAAAGCATTGCCCGCAAGATGGTGGGGCGCGAGTTGAGCACGCTTTTCTCAAGAAGCCCGAGCAAGCAGGACCGTTCGGTTCTGGAAGTGCGCAATCTGTCTTCTGCCGCGATCAGCGATATCTCGCTGACGATCAATGCTGGCGAAGTGGTCGGGGTCGGTGGCCTGATGGGGGCCGGACGGTCCGAACTGGCCAAGGCCATTTTCGGCTATGACAAGATCACCGCAGGGACCGTTCACATGGAAGGTAAGCTGCTTCCGTCGGGCAATACGGCGGCGGCCATTCAGGCCGGTATTGGCTTTGCACCCGAAGACCGCAAGCATGAAGCCCTGCTGCTGATGCGCTCCATTCTGGATAATGGTGCCATGGTGATCCCCGATCTGGTGTCGCGCCATGGTTTCTTTGATCGTCATGCGGCGAAAGATCTGGTCGGCGCTGCGGCAAAGACCATGCAGATCAAGGCTCCAAGTCTTGATACGCAGGTATCGGATCTGTCTGGCGGCAACCAGCAGAAAGTGGTTTTGGCGCGCTGGCTGGCCCGCTCACCCAAGGTGCTGATACTGGATGAGCCGACCCGCGGCATCGATGTGGGGGCCAAATCCGAAATTTACAAACTGATTGATGATCTGGCCGCAAGTGGCATCGCGATCCTGCTGATCTCTTCGGAAATGCCCGAACTGATCGGGCTGGCGGATCGCGTTCTGGTCATGGCGGATGGCAAGATCACCGCCGAGCTGGCGGGGGATGCCATCAATGAAGAGGAAATTCTGCTTCACGCGATGCCTTCCGCGTCGATGGTTGCTTGA